Genomic window (Agrobacterium larrymoorei):
CTGGAGTATCTGAAGGGCTGACTTGTTCTGAGGCCTTTATTGGGTCGCAGACTTCTTGGCGCGTGGCTTGGGTTTTGTTGTCTCGGGAGGGACGGGGGCTGCTTTGACTTCGCCCTTTTTGCGGTGCGCGGGCTTGGTCGCCTTCGTGCTCTGCAGCAGAGTGAATTCCTTTTTCGCCTGCTCCCAGTGCTCGGCATCACGACCGTGCGGGCGGCCTTCGCTCTCCCAAAGCGTATAAGCCCGCTTGCTGATCCACTCTTGTTCTGAAACCTGCATGTCTATCTCCTGGCGTAACACTTAACCCGTTACGGGCTGTCTGCATGGTCCAGCGGCAACGCTGGACAGGAATGAGTCGCGGTCTTCTATGGCTCCAGAGCGACATGCGTCCTTTTGAATGTACTAAGGACGCCTCTCACTCTCTAAATCTACGCATCGTGCTTTTCCGAAAATCGATTCCGATTTTCGCGCCGATGTTGTAGTAGATGCCACGATTCGGCAGTCGGTCAAGTCAATTTGCTGCGTCGCAATAGGCAGCATTTTTTGTTTCTCTAAGATACTCAATACGCTTCGCGGTGCCCTGTCTTCCCTCCCTTCGATAAATGGTGTGTGATCGAGTAGCGGCATCCGAACTCTGCTAAAACAGGTTTGGAAGTGCGACATGCGAAATAATTTTGGCGACGCAATAAGAGGGGCTCGGAGGCCGGCATAAACCGCGTATTTGGAGCCGGAGCGTCAATAGATCGGTTCTCTATGAAGTCATGGGACGTCACCTCATGCGGTCGTATCCAAAACGTTACTCGCCCGTACTGCAAGCCACATCTAATATCGACGCGGTTGCTCTGCGAGCTTCAGGGTTCAGCTTTTGCCAGCGCATGGGTTTAGAGGCCTGCCGGAAAATTACTGCGAAAAGAGCGGTCAGGGGAGATGAACATTCTCAAGATGGATGGGCTTGAGGTTCACCGTTCCTCGCGGAGGCTATATTCCTTCTCTATTCTCCGCCTCCAATGGTATCCATGGGGGCTTACATGAAACGGATTGCGCTTATTGGCGCCGCACTTGCTGCTTTGATTTCCACCACCGTCTCCGCAGAGGAGCCGAAGACGCTACTCAACGCATCCTACGATGTCGCGCGTGAGCTCTTTGCGGCTGAAAACGCAGCCTTTGTTAAAACCCATCCGGGCGTGACGATTGACCAATCGCATGCAGGCACCTCCAAGCAAGCCCGCGCCATCGTTGAAGGTCTGGCCGCAGATGTCGTCACCTTCAATCAGGTCACGGATATCGATTTCCTTGTAAAGCAGGGTTTTGTGTCCGCCGACTGGCAGAAGGATTTCCCCAACGACGCATCACCCTTTTACTCCTTCCCGTCCTTTCTCGTGCGCAAGGGCAATCCCAAGAATATTAAAGATTGGGATGATCTCGTTCGTGATGACGTGAAGATCGTCTTCCCGAACCCGAAGACGTCCGGCAATGCGCGCTATACCTATTTGGCCGCTGTCGCTTTCGCCAATGAGAAATTCAATGGCGAGCAGGCCAAGGTCGATGAATTCATCAGGAAGATCTTCGCCAACGTCCCTGTCTTCGATACCGGAGGCCGCGCCGCCACGACCACCTTCGTCGAGCGTGAGATCGGCGACGTTTTGATCACCTTTGAGGCCGAGACCCGCGGCATTGCCAAGCAGTATGGCACGGACAAGTTCGAAGGCGTCGTCCCGTCGGTGAGCCTGCTGTCGGAATTCCCGGTCACGATCGTCGACAAGGTCGCGGACAAGCGTGGCTCCCGCGAATTGGCAAAGTCTTACCTCGACTTCCTCTATACCGAGGAAGGCCAGCGCATCGCCGCCGAGTTCGGCCATCGCGTTCACAATGAAAAGGTGGCGGCCGAGTTCAAGGACCAGTTCCCAAGCATTCGCCTTGTCAACGTCAACGATGTTTTCGGCGGCTGGGACAAGATCCAGAAAGAACATTTCGCCTCTGGCGGAAAACTGGATGCGCTTTACGGCAATCGCTAATCGTTCTATGGCACGAATAGACATCGACCCGGCGGGTTTCCCGCCGGGTCGATTTTTGATCTTGTGTCTCTCCATTTGTGCCGAGAAACAGGACCTTCGCTGATGCAAAGGGGGAAGATTTGAAACGCAATGTCCTTCCGGGCCTCAAATTGTCTCTCGGCGTCACGCTGCTTTACGTCGGCATCATCGTCGTCCTTCCCCTGGCAGCACTCGTCTTCAAGGCGGCTAGTCTTGGACCGGCGGAATATTGGAACATCATATCGTCTCCGCGAGCCGTCGCGAGCTACCGCGTCACGGTTCTTTGCGCGCTGGCGGCCACGCTCTTCAACGTCATTTTTGGCCTCGCCCTTGCTTGGGTGCTGACGCGCTACCGCTTTCCTGGCTGGCGGGTGGTCGATGCGATCGTAGATTTGCCATTCGCGTTACCGACGGCGGTGGCGGGAATAGCGCTGACGGCGCTCTTTGCCGGAAACGGCTGGTTCGGTTTCGTTCTGGCTGAAGTCGGAATAAAGGTTGCTTACACGCCGCTCGGCATCATCGTGGCGATGGCCTTCACCAGTCTACCCTTCATCGTTCGTACCGTGCAGCCCGTACTTGAAGATCTCGACCCTGCATTGGAAGAAGCCGCCCAGTCGCTCGGTGGATCGGATCTCGAGATTTTCCGCAAGGTCATCCTGCCGCTTTTGACGCCGGCACTTCTTGCCGGCCTGTCGCTCTCCTTTGCTCGCAGCCTCGGCGAATTCGGCGCCATCATCTTCATTGCCGGCAATCAACCCTTTTCGACCGAAATTACATCCTTGCTGATCTTCATCCGGCTGGAGGAATATGATTATCAGGCGGCTGCAGCGATCGCATCCGTCCTGCTGATCACGGCTTTCCTGATGCTGGCGCTCACCAATTATCTACAGTCGCGTGCTTTGCGCTATACGGTGAGGAGCTAGAGGATGAGCGCTGTTTCCTCCCGTCGCAAGCCGCCGCGGGTCGGCGATACTCCTTGGGTGCGTCGCAGCCTGATCGCCTTCGTCCTGATTATCGGGGCATTCCTGGTGGTGGCGCCTCTGCTGGTCATTGCTGTTGAGGCTTTTTCCCAGGGCCTGAAGACCTATGCTGCGACTATCAATCATCCCGATACACGTCACGCGATCATGCTGACGGTGATCACGGCGCTGATTGCGGTGCCAATCAACACGTTGTTCGGTGTCGCAGCCGCCTGGGCGATCACCAAGTTCGACTTCTGGGGCAAGCGTTTCCTGCTGGTGATCGTGGAAATTCCCTTCTCTATATCGCCCATCGTTGCCGGCGTGGCCTATCTCTTCGTCTATGGCTTACAGGGTCTTTTCGGGCCCTTGCTCGATGCCTACGAGATCAAGATACTCTTTGCTCTGCCCGGCATCGTCATCGCCTCGATGTTCGTCACTGCTCCATTCGTTGCCCGTGAGTTGATCCCGCTGATGCAGGCGCAGGGACGCGACTTGGAAGAGGCGGCAACCTCTCTTGGCGCATCTGGCTGGCGCACCTTCATCTCTGTGACGCTGCCCAACATCAAATGGGCGCTGCTCTATGGCGTCGTGCTGTGCAACGCCCGCGTGATGGGCGAATTCGGCGCTGTTTCCATCGTGTCAGGCAATATTCGCGGGCAGACAAATACGCTGCCGCTGCATATCGAGCTTCTATATCACGATTATCAGGCTGCGGGCGCCTTTGCCTCCGCCTCCATTCTAGCGGCGCTTGCCGTTGTTACGATCATCGCCAAAGTCGCATTGGAGCGGCGCGGGGCAGGTCGCGGCCGTAAAAAGCTGAGCGCCGCAAACGCCACCGCCACGGAGACGAGTTCATGAAAATCCGCCTGCAGAATGTCGTCAAAACTTTCGACACGTTTCGTGCCGTGCGCGATGTCTCGCTCGATATTGAAAGCGGAGAATTGCTGGCGCTTCTCGGCCCTTCCGGCTCCGGTAAGACGACGATTCTCCGTATGGTGGCCGGGCTCGAATATACCGATGGCGGCCACATCTATTTTGGCGACACGGATGCGACCAACATTCCCGTCCGCGATCGTGGCGTCGGCTTCGTCTTCCAGCATTATGCACTCTTCCCGCAT
Coding sequences:
- a CDS encoding DUF2934 domain-containing protein; protein product: MQVSEQEWISKRAYTLWESEGRPHGRDAEHWEQAKKEFTLLQSTKATKPAHRKKGEVKAAPVPPETTKPKPRAKKSATQ
- the cysP gene encoding thiosulfate ABC transporter substrate-binding protein CysP; amino-acid sequence: MKRIALIGAALAALISTTVSAEEPKTLLNASYDVARELFAAENAAFVKTHPGVTIDQSHAGTSKQARAIVEGLAADVVTFNQVTDIDFLVKQGFVSADWQKDFPNDASPFYSFPSFLVRKGNPKNIKDWDDLVRDDVKIVFPNPKTSGNARYTYLAAVAFANEKFNGEQAKVDEFIRKIFANVPVFDTGGRAATTTFVEREIGDVLITFEAETRGIAKQYGTDKFEGVVPSVSLLSEFPVTIVDKVADKRGSRELAKSYLDFLYTEEGQRIAAEFGHRVHNEKVAAEFKDQFPSIRLVNVNDVFGGWDKIQKEHFASGGKLDALYGNR
- the cysT gene encoding sulfate ABC transporter permease subunit CysT — its product is MKRNVLPGLKLSLGVTLLYVGIIVVLPLAALVFKAASLGPAEYWNIISSPRAVASYRVTVLCALAATLFNVIFGLALAWVLTRYRFPGWRVVDAIVDLPFALPTAVAGIALTALFAGNGWFGFVLAEVGIKVAYTPLGIIVAMAFTSLPFIVRTVQPVLEDLDPALEEAAQSLGGSDLEIFRKVILPLLTPALLAGLSLSFARSLGEFGAIIFIAGNQPFSTEITSLLIFIRLEEYDYQAAAAIASVLLITAFLMLALTNYLQSRALRYTVRS
- the cysW gene encoding sulfate ABC transporter permease subunit CysW, translating into MSAVSSRRKPPRVGDTPWVRRSLIAFVLIIGAFLVVAPLLVIAVEAFSQGLKTYAATINHPDTRHAIMLTVITALIAVPINTLFGVAAAWAITKFDFWGKRFLLVIVEIPFSISPIVAGVAYLFVYGLQGLFGPLLDAYEIKILFALPGIVIASMFVTAPFVARELIPLMQAQGRDLEEAATSLGASGWRTFISVTLPNIKWALLYGVVLCNARVMGEFGAVSIVSGNIRGQTNTLPLHIELLYHDYQAAGAFASASILAALAVVTIIAKVALERRGAGRGRKKLSAANATATETSS